The DNA window agGGTTTACACAaacatctacagacttttacagacattttagttattcttctacagacatttcaaaaaacatgtggcatcgctgtcacagctgttgggaaattacaaaagagattataactactagaggtcgcatgtcgctgttaacactgaaaatttatcatctcgctcttacatatgctaggcccattagtttgacacatattgccccgggtatacacctgtcaaagtaatgggatacaatatgctagagcgagaccccatgcttcagttcgtgaatacatggagttttgctccctctagtagttataatctcttttgaaattaccgagccgaattgagtgtgacGTGGTGTGACATAATTCAATCCGCtgtagttggaccattgtccagcTTCTGAATGCCGAAATCTCGTTTCacatttactttgacaatctggCAATAaatagagatgtgaacagatgcacttgcactactaacgtctcctttggagagtttctGACATTTCTCAGTCGGTGCAACGTCTTAGGCTGTTCGCCATGCTATGatgtaaatttgtttcaaaattacaAGCCGTCGAATAATTTGGATCTGTcaactttttctaaatgttgtttattttattttgttattgctTGTCAATTATGTGACACATTGTTTTTTCTGGTGTCAGTCGTCACACATactaatgaaaaaaatttagaaCAGAATtctcacagataacagacatttaggctcgatttgaatcgtgtgtaaatacttgctactgagattccgaatcaatcagacgtctgaaacacgtttgacaaacgtttgtagatggcgcagtgatcgatacaatgcagttagagtgcagctgtcaaacacgtatagcaaacagttgcacagatagcaatagtgaaacacggatttccatcgtttatcaatttgaaagtttacacaggttttaaagaaattttgttctagcctaaaccacagagaacagacatccatgatcgaacaaaaatattcaaaaaacgtgtgtaaacatttaaattaatatacgataaacactagcgccgccgcaccaacctatcccaactatccgccaaatccattccggaaccggttcgaaatcctgaatggattctgtatggaatcttgctcaaagaaaacaaccgattccgactctatcggttgacgcatttgagctggaattcatgctggaagtccgaaccggttccggactaatttgactgggtagaggaataaccgctgtcaattctgtcgaacacagccacaaaaaaacatgacgacagtagcgcacctggtttggatatcccaactaccttcgaaaccgttagagattttacacaagttgaatgctgaagatggacgtctgttctctgtgcctaaACGTCTATTATCTGTCGAATAGAATACCGTGTTTTAAATTGTGGACAATTTAAAACAGAATAGTCGAACTTTTTAAATCTGATCCAAAAAAGTGCTTGAAAAACAGATCTGCATTTCAGCATTGCGATCGATCTGTGTTAGTCGGTGATGTAAAATAGAACAGCCCATATAGAATACATCAGCGTTGCGAGCAGCCttatggtccaactagcgaatcaaatgcGTTAAAGGCtacagtttacagttcgggaaacGGGTCACGGTATTTGTGTCCCTGTGTATTTAACATGTAGCCCGAGATTTCGAATCCCGTGACGGGAcatgagtctacacaaaaatgacaattttcatgaagtgtaaacccaaccgcgggaaacatcacgggattttaaaactctccacacaaAAATCCGGCCGGGAAGAATTCAACATAAATTGTTCCTGACGAGGaaaatctaggggcagatcacttgtgatgcatttttaaaaatcagctaaattaaattctatcaaaatagaaattcgtaatgtattttgccttgcgtgcaatgtattttgcgttgcgtataagacgtcaaaaccctacaaaaaattagccctacattcaacaaaacgtcgaacaaagtgaatcagcgtaggacgtttgttaaactcttctgcgaggcagtgcaaagttgatgcaaaaagggaaattaaatgcatattttctaatttgatgcaaatttattatacatttctagagtgatctgcccctagaggaAAATGGTATTTTATTAGGTTTGCTTTTGCTCGGATCTGTATGAATGTTTGGGAAGATATTTTCAAGGAGTTATACCTTcagataaaatttaaattatgttttcgattttttgataaataaaaaagcatgtaaccccttaattgtACCCTTATAGTACGATAAAAGTGTCCaggtaatgacattactagaaTTGCATGTGAATTCCGTCATTAGTCACCTTACAcaatcattaaaagtgacattccTGCTCAGCAATGACTTTACTAACGTCTCGTGTAAGGGCCTCTTAAAATGTAAACACTCAAAGGTCGTAAATGCTCCCACCATTCTTTCCCCTTATCTTGCCCTTTCTTGCCTAAAATGATCTCTTAGAAAATGATCATATTCCAAGCAACGGCTTACTATTTCTCCGTTAAATTCATCCTTTCAGTACAGCAACAGTTGAAGCGCCAAAACTCGGGACTCCCCCGGATGGAGTCGATTTCGCGTTTTGGTAGTATCCCGGTGGTCGAGACTGGAATCAAGACCGCGGGTACCGTTTATCACAGAGTTAAGGTATGTACCAATTTATGGTTAAGGCAGCATACGATCAATGTCGTTCATTATCTTACGGTTTACCCTTGATGTGATCATTCTGTTTTACAGACCAGTAATGGGCTATTCAACTGGGGCTTCGAAACAGCCGAAGCTGTTACGTACGCTCTAGTCGATTCACTTAGACCAGCAGCAAAGTTGATCGAAGGCCCACTGCACCGTCTGGACAGTTTTATGTGCCGAAGCTTGGATTTTGTTGAAACCAAGGTACCTTCCATGTACCTGCCGCCTGAAATGGTGAGTACTGGCGTGTTATAATAACAGCTTGTTAATTGGCAAACTTTTGTTTACAGATGTACTGGAACACCAAGGAGTACATGTCAGATCACCTGGTTAAGCCGGTACTGAGCCGAGCCAATTCGATGAAACATCTCGGCCATGCAGTGCTGGACTCGCGCGTTTCCAACTACGCTGCCGGTCGGCTCGATGGAGCGCTGAGTGTATGCGACAAATATGTGGATCGGTTCCTACCAGCCGAACCTGCCGAGGACCAACCGGATGGTGAGTATAGCGATTGAAACGGAACGGCATAGCTGCTCCGTGTTGTCCTAGTGCAACAGCAACAACTGCGCAATGTTGGCTGATATAATTAGTTTACGTTTACATTTTTGGTCTGACTTGTGTGCGCTGACCTTTAGTCCGGGGTGTTTAGTGAAGCGTGATACTGATACTGTATAGGAATCGCGTTATCAATTCAGCGTGGTTGCTACTCTATccttgtatgcaaaagtgacgtaaaCGCCAATTTGGTCAAGTTTCAGCCCTTTGTATTAATAAGTTCGCTACGGAAACCCGCATCTTTCGATCCAAGCGACTCAAAAATAAATGACCttttaaaacgcgaaaaacaatgTTGTTTTTAACTGCATCCTGCAagataaaaatcgatttgttgAAAATTACTCGATTGCGTTTACGTCACTTATGTATAGAATATCAGTGCAGTAGGATGCCTTTGAATCAATACCTAACAATGACCGTTTGTTTTCAGGAAAATTAGCAGACGACTCCAACGAAACCCACGTCATCCAAACAATCCATCGTGGACAACGAATCTCACGCAAACTGAAACGCCGTCTTACATTCCGAACCCGTCAGGAATTGAGTGCCCTAAAGAAACAAAGTACCGAAGCCGTGCATGTTGTGTTCTATGTAGCTGAACTGGTCGCCACAAATCCACGGTTGGCCTTGCAGAAAGGCATCGAACTTTGGAAGTATTTGAGTGCTGACGAACCGGAAAACCAAGAGCGACCGAAGACGCTAGAACATCTGGTGGTTCTTCTTACACGTGAATCGGCCCGCAAGTTGATACATCTGATTAACTTCGCGACCAACTCGGTGACCAAAATTCCCAGAACGATTCGCTCGCAGACTCGGGAGCTACTGCATCACTTCCTGTTTGCCACTGATCGAATTATCAAGGTTAGTTTCTAACTATAAGTTGGTAGGTTTGAATTAATAGCAATATGGCACAGACAAGTATGTATATAAACGAATGCCCATtgaaacactagcgccgccatacCAGTGTATCCCAACTAAAGGAATTACTATGCTGatcattttgaattatttttaatcAGTAATTGTCAATTCAGTCAAAAAAGTTCACATTTTGACAGCATAGTtatcccatgtgtatagggaatcccatagcacatgaGTCAGTTATACGTATAACGGCAAATAAACTAATAAGTCTCGTGCCAAAATGAATGATCCAATTATTGATGTGGCGGCTGCCTTAAACCATCTTTAAccgaaacaacaaacaacaccGGTTCAAAACAGTCggcaaaaattcttttttgagTTTTAGTCTAATTTTCTTATAATCGATTTCTTTCAGGCTGTGCATCTGGAGAAAGCCAAGGACGCCACACTGTCGGAAGCAACTGGTTTGGTGCATAAGATTCAGCACACCTACGATGAGCTGCAAACGCAGACTAACTTGGCTTTGGTAAGGCATCGCAAAACTCATTTGCTTATAACCAAGGAAAATTgcataaaaatcgaaattctGTATCACACAACCAGCAGGGTCAGTTTATCATCAGCTCATATTGACACCCgtcattatttatttcattggaTACATTTGCAATTACTTATTTCAAATTAGTTGTTTAAGTAAATAAGTCGGTTTTCTAACATCGTTATTACTGGCAATTGTTACAACAATACAATGTAGgtaattattcacaaaatttctTGTAAGTCGCTAGCTCGAATAAAATTTCTTGTAATTTCTTAGATCGGCTTGTTAAGGATCAACTGAGAACGCCtcgaaaagcggccatctttgaaaacgaGCAAAGAAGCTTTTTTGTAACCCTTAACACCATCTTCTTGTACagcaattctcgacaaacatgattacggcgtaaaagtcAGCTGTCCGGACAAATCGTTACTacccgaacacagttcacagcagttaAAAAAGAAATTCAATTCAAAGTGAagtttgacagttggcttttacgccctaatcatatgtttgtcgagaatttattTATTCGGGAAATTGCTAGAATacagctgattgattttcatgaagattttgcAAACGATGTGCAGATAACtgctctttttcgttttcaaacaTGGCCGCACTTCGATGTTTTCTCAGCT is part of the Topomyia yanbarensis strain Yona2022 chromosome 1, ASM3024719v1, whole genome shotgun sequence genome and encodes:
- the LOC131677669 gene encoding lipid storage droplets surface-binding protein 1 isoform X1, with protein sequence MIIFQATAYYFSVKFILSVQQQLKRQNSGLPRMESISRFGSIPVVETGIKTAGTVYHRVKTSNGLFNWGFETAEAVTYALVDSLRPAAKLIEGPLHRLDSFMCRSLDFVETKVPSMYLPPEMMYWNTKEYMSDHLVKPVLSRANSMKHLGHAVLDSRVSNYAAGRLDGALSVCDKYVDRFLPAEPAEDQPDGKLADDSNETHVIQTIHRGQRISRKLKRRLTFRTRQELSALKKQSTEAVHVVFYVAELVATNPRLALQKGIELWKYLSADEPENQERPKTLEHLVVLLTRESARKLIHLINFATNSVTKIPRTIRSQTRELLHHFLFATDRIIKAVHLEKAKDATLSEATGLVHKIQHTYDELQTQTNLALQSFCPAGWKRRRSPPATTRGDESRIELTITQCILASMAFISVQAAELIQQQLQEGIAGPLGGDDVREWI
- the LOC131677669 gene encoding lipid storage droplets surface-binding protein 1 isoform X3, which translates into the protein MIIFQATAYYFSVKFILSVQQQLKRQNSGLPRMESISRFGSIPVVETGIKTAGTVYHRVKTSNGLFNWGFETAEAVTYALVDSLRPAAKLIEGPLHRLDSFMCRSLDFVETKVPSMYLPPEMMYWNTKEYMSDHLVKPVLSRANSMKHLGHAVLDSRVSNYAAGRLDGALSVCDKYVDRFLPAEPAEDQPDGKLADDSNETHVIQTIHRGQRISRKLKRRLTFRTRQELSALKKQSTEAVHVVFYVAELVATNPRLALQKGIELWKYLSADEPENQERPKTLEHLVVLLTRESARKLIHLINFATNSVTKIPRTIRSQTRELLHHFLFATDRIIKAVHLEKAKDATLSEATGLVHKIQHTYDELQTQTNLALERLAVFLSGRLEAEKITTSDNPRRRIQNRANHHPMHSSINGVY
- the LOC131677669 gene encoding lipid storage droplets surface-binding protein 1 isoform X2 — translated: MVQQQLKRQNSGLPRMESISRFGSIPVVETGIKTAGTVYHRVKTSNGLFNWGFETAEAVTYALVDSLRPAAKLIEGPLHRLDSFMCRSLDFVETKVPSMYLPPEMMYWNTKEYMSDHLVKPVLSRANSMKHLGHAVLDSRVSNYAAGRLDGALSVCDKYVDRFLPAEPAEDQPDGKLADDSNETHVIQTIHRGQRISRKLKRRLTFRTRQELSALKKQSTEAVHVVFYVAELVATNPRLALQKGIELWKYLSADEPENQERPKTLEHLVVLLTRESARKLIHLINFATNSVTKIPRTIRSQTRELLHHFLFATDRIIKAVHLEKAKDATLSEATGLVHKIQHTYDELQTQTNLALQSFCPAGWKRRRSPPATTRGDESRIELTITQCILASMAFISVQAAELIQQQLQEGIAGPLGGDDVREWI